One Rhodobacteraceae bacterium M385 genomic region harbors:
- a CDS encoding M24 family metallopeptidase translates to MASNNLNFADKDYHARLAKLRAAMDGHGLDWLIITDPSNMAWISGYDGWSFYVHQAVVVGPTGLPVWWGRAMDALGALRTVYMPDDHVVGYDDTYVQNPAKHPHGTLAALLLERGAGKARIGVELDNYYYSAAAHNTLLAHLPDATLVDATGLVNWQRAVKSPAEIDRMRKAAGIVEAMHRRILEVAEPGLPKHHLVAEILRTSVLGTDEAWGDYPAIVPLTPSGMDATAPHLTWDDKPMAQGEATFFEIAGVYRRYHCPQSRTLFLGNMPDSYKRAEAAVLEASAQALSAAKPGNTCEDIAHAFNTTLNRLGYEKDSRCGYAIGLSYPPDWGERTMSFRSGDTTVLEPGMTFHFMPALWLDDGGIEITEPILITETGVECLSSLPREVFVK, encoded by the coding sequence ATGGCCAGCAACAATCTCAATTTCGCCGATAAAGATTATCACGCCCGTCTGGCCAAGCTACGCGCGGCGATGGACGGGCACGGACTGGATTGGCTGATTATCACCGACCCGTCGAACATGGCATGGATATCGGGCTATGACGGCTGGTCGTTTTACGTCCATCAAGCGGTGGTTGTGGGCCCCACCGGTCTGCCGGTCTGGTGGGGCCGCGCAATGGATGCGCTGGGGGCGCTGCGCACCGTCTATATGCCCGACGATCATGTGGTCGGCTATGATGACACCTACGTCCAGAACCCTGCCAAGCATCCCCATGGGACTTTAGCCGCCTTGCTGCTGGAACGCGGTGCAGGGAAGGCGCGTATCGGGGTGGAGTTGGACAATTACTACTACTCCGCCGCCGCCCATAATACGCTTCTGGCGCATCTGCCCGATGCCACTTTGGTTGACGCCACGGGTCTTGTGAACTGGCAACGCGCGGTGAAATCCCCCGCCGAGATTGACCGCATGCGCAAAGCGGCGGGCATTGTCGAGGCCATGCACCGCCGCATTCTGGAGGTGGCCGAACCGGGCCTGCCCAAGCATCATCTCGTGGCTGAAATCTTGCGCACCTCGGTTCTGGGCACCGACGAGGCTTGGGGCGATTACCCCGCTATTGTGCCCCTGACGCCCTCGGGCATGGATGCCACTGCGCCGCATCTGACGTGGGATGACAAACCCATGGCGCAGGGAGAGGCCACGTTCTTCGAGATCGCTGGCGTCTACCGCCGCTACCATTGCCCCCAGTCTCGCACGCTGTTTCTGGGCAACATGCCCGACAGCTACAAACGCGCCGAAGCGGCGGTGCTCGAAGCCAGCGCACAGGCGCTTTCGGCGGCCAAACCGGGCAACACCTGCGAAGATATCGCCCACGCGTTCAACACCACGCTCAACCGCTTGGGCTACGAGAAGGACAGCCGCTGCGGCTACGCCATCGGTCTCAGCTATCCGCCCGATTGGGGCGAGCGGACGATGTCCTTCCGGTCCGGCGATACGACGGTGCTGGAACCGGGCATGACCTTCCATTTCATGCCTGCCCTTTGGCTGGACGATGGCGGGATCGAGATCACCGAACCGATCCTGATTACGGAGACCGGCGTTGAATGCCTATCTTCCCTCCCACGGGAAGTCTTCGTTAAATGA
- a CDS encoding DUF4178 domain-containing protein: MTNAAGLGSVNCTSCGAGLSVLGGGRVLSHVCGYCGAVLDTQDGYKEVDNIGKRNHPDSPVQIGQTLTLEGVEFTVIGTLGMVERYGGQVWKWVEHQIFSPTHGYLWLNVDQGQLTYSRKVRDYNMGHWLSASTVERSEVPPTRIYNGEKYRYFDMSVAEIDFMEGEFNWVPKLGDKNTVINLLGPDAMLTLVKSPTEREVELTRLLPRAETAKDLGFEESALGAVGDVHPLTPYTPLPEEGLLRKVLGLVAVAAAVLGLVFMFSGGREILETPYNEVTTLPQSFEFQIDNTSQLAQVQFLSTFNNQWATLGTEIRGPDGEVVLAGERTISYYSGRSGGESWSEGSRRNTFRFRPSQAGTYTASLAQTQGSNPELGTVALRVSQGKPTGFWLFGLAIIAGIGWLIVTGRRAMHTKRRFAGSDWNDD, encoded by the coding sequence ATGACAAACGCGGCGGGGCTGGGATCAGTCAATTGCACTTCTTGCGGGGCGGGCCTGTCCGTATTGGGCGGCGGCCGCGTTCTGTCCCACGTTTGCGGCTATTGCGGCGCGGTTCTGGACACGCAAGACGGCTACAAAGAAGTCGACAACATCGGCAAACGCAACCATCCCGACAGCCCCGTGCAGATCGGCCAGACCCTGACCCTGGAAGGGGTAGAGTTCACGGTGATCGGCACCCTCGGCATGGTGGAACGCTACGGCGGGCAGGTCTGGAAATGGGTGGAGCATCAGATATTCTCGCCCACCCACGGCTATTTGTGGCTGAATGTCGATCAGGGTCAGCTGACCTATTCGCGCAAGGTGCGTGACTACAACATGGGCCATTGGTTGAGCGCTTCAACGGTAGAGCGGTCAGAAGTGCCGCCAACGCGCATCTATAACGGTGAGAAGTACCGCTACTTTGATATGTCCGTGGCCGAAATCGACTTCATGGAAGGCGAATTCAACTGGGTGCCCAAACTGGGCGACAAGAATACGGTCATCAACCTGCTTGGTCCTGACGCGATGCTGACGCTGGTCAAATCCCCGACCGAGCGTGAGGTCGAATTGACCCGCCTTCTGCCCCGCGCCGAAACCGCCAAAGACCTTGGGTTTGAGGAATCCGCCCTTGGCGCGGTGGGCGATGTGCATCCGCTCACGCCCTATACGCCGCTGCCCGAGGAAGGGCTTTTGCGCAAGGTTCTGGGGCTTGTAGCCGTTGCGGCCGCCGTACTTGGCTTGGTGTTCATGTTCTCGGGCGGTCGCGAGATCCTGGAGACGCCGTACAACGAAGTCACCACCCTGCCGCAGTCGTTCGAATTCCAGATCGACAACACCTCGCAGTTGGCGCAGGTGCAGTTCTTGAGCACGTTCAACAACCAATGGGCGACCCTGGGCACCGAAATTCGCGGCCCCGACGGAGAAGTTGTTTTGGCGGGTGAACGCACGATTTCCTATTACTCTGGCCGCTCCGGCGGAGAGAGCTGGTCCGAGGGTAGCCGCCGCAACACCTTCCGTTTCCGCCCGTCGCAGGCAGGCACCTACACGGCCTCGCTGGCGCAGACCCAGGGATCGAACCCGGAGTTGGGAACCGTGGCGCTGCGCGTGTCACAGGGTAAGCCAACAGGCTTCTGGCTGTTTGGCCTTGCGATCATCGCGGGCATCGGGTGGCTGATCGTCACCGGACGCCGGGCAATGCACACGAAACGCCGGTTCGCCGGCTCTGACTGGAATGACGACTGA
- a CDS encoding TIGR02186 family protein yields the protein MRVIALLLATLLAGVSAADAEEVVAGLSQDAINITANFEGSEIMIFGAVSRTAPAPEGDLEVIITVEGPSMPVAVRRKDRRFGIWVNTDAVEVDSAPSFYAVATTAGFGATISDTEDLRHRVSIPRAIRAVGLGVADAENFTEALIRIRESEDLYQLNESSVRLRNETLFDTVIQLPANLVEGDYRTRIFLTRGGEVLDVYEQDIAVRKVGLERFIYNLAHERPLVYGILSLAIAILAGWMASAVFRYIRA from the coding sequence TTGAGAGTGATCGCGCTTCTCCTCGCTACGCTCCTCGCAGGTGTCTCTGCTGCTGACGCAGAAGAGGTGGTGGCAGGGCTGTCGCAAGATGCCATCAACATTACCGCGAACTTTGAAGGCTCGGAGATCATGATCTTCGGCGCCGTTAGCCGGACCGCGCCCGCACCTGAGGGCGACCTGGAGGTGATTATCACCGTGGAAGGTCCGTCGATGCCCGTGGCCGTGCGCCGGAAGGATCGCCGCTTTGGTATCTGGGTGAACACCGACGCCGTCGAAGTGGATTCCGCCCCGTCGTTCTACGCTGTGGCAACCACGGCAGGTTTTGGGGCCACGATTTCTGATACAGAGGATTTGCGCCACAGGGTGTCGATCCCAAGAGCGATCCGCGCTGTGGGGCTTGGGGTGGCGGATGCCGAAAACTTCACCGAGGCGTTGATCCGCATCAGAGAATCCGAGGATTTGTACCAGTTGAACGAAAGCAGCGTGAGGCTGCGTAACGAAACTTTGTTCGACACAGTGATCCAATTGCCTGCGAACTTGGTTGAAGGTGACTACCGCACGCGCATATTCTTGACCCGTGGGGGCGAAGTCCTCGACGTGTATGAGCAAGATATCGCGGTGCGGAAAGTCGGTTTGGAACGGTTCATCTATAATCTCGCCCATGAGCGGCCCTTGGTCTACGGCATCTTGTCGTTGGCGATCGCCATTCTGGCAGGATGGATGGCCTCTGCCGTATTCCGCTATATTCGCGCGTGA
- a CDS encoding DUF4178 domain-containing protein: protein MTDTHVTCPNCGYGHDNLRKSTRMFDCPACGTTLFRENETVAPVGNSGEMHDYPMLFGIGDTVHADGQKYVIQGHARYDYGRGTWDEMYGENSKGEGAWISIDEGDVVVQYPYDGNAGPRRSDPPAVGTKFSYSSKDYVVTEADTAKCIAVRGQFPELIQVDDEHFFVNASGTSGQLLSGEFWEGGHQWYDGAWLDPFTLKVDRQDGSSGP, encoded by the coding sequence ATGACTGACACGCACGTCACATGCCCCAATTGCGGCTACGGCCACGATAACCTCCGAAAATCGACGCGGATGTTTGATTGCCCCGCCTGTGGCACCACTTTGTTCCGAGAGAATGAGACGGTCGCGCCGGTCGGCAATAGCGGCGAAATGCACGACTATCCGATGTTGTTCGGGATCGGGGACACAGTCCACGCCGACGGCCAGAAATACGTCATCCAAGGCCATGCCCGCTACGATTACGGGCGCGGAACATGGGACGAGATGTACGGAGAAAACAGCAAGGGTGAGGGGGCCTGGATCTCGATTGATGAGGGCGACGTCGTCGTCCAATACCCCTACGACGGCAATGCTGGCCCACGCCGCAGCGACCCGCCCGCCGTGGGCACGAAATTCAGCTATTCCAGCAAAGACTACGTCGTCACCGAAGCGGATACCGCCAAATGCATCGCCGTGCGCGGCCAGTTTCCAGAGCTTATTCAGGTCGATGATGAACATTTCTTCGTCAACGCCTCGGGGACATCGGGGCAGCTTTTGTCCGGAGAGTTCTGGGAGGGCGGCCACCAGTGGTATGACGGCGCGTGGCTTGATCCGTTCACGTTGAAAGTGGATCGCCAAGACGGGAGTTCTGGCCCATGA
- a CDS encoding AAA family ATPase codes for MTTLAPTFSDDQAQAHDRITEVLREMGVDIDNDTLVPAKDTHSQVLAVTGKAGSGKTLLLAELVKALERTGVEIVSGDWEGKRRKERRTVAVLAPTNKAASVLRNRGVPATTIHRILYTPMYDPEFEKVAEWLAGQGERPVIEALTDAAMDRAKEVYEATKSVPAALASAGLRGSDFITGWKRREDGLDIGLIDESSMLDDKQFQDLKEIFPTLVLFGDPAQLAPVGQSGAMIFDRFKGDNLLHLGRVHRQDADNPILDLAHALGDPQLEFRDFEQMIEEAAARDDRVVVSPRANSDMMARSPVLVWRNATRIRLIAAFRSAFGAGDDEILPGEPLICDGIELPLKHRKKRIDLEARGLIKGAPVIYLGPGNKPGFSRLHVMGAETPRFSAASIVKIEKPGEEEPFLPYAARMGAAFLHGAAVTMHKAQGSQWPEVQVFAPDLYAASRAGRMEAGQALWKRLAYVAITRAEERLIWVTRYMLSRPENDLNTDDLIVKAAPLALESEDNPDGTTPG; via the coding sequence ATGACCACGCTCGCCCCCACTTTCTCCGACGATCAGGCCCAAGCCCACGACCGCATAACCGAGGTTTTGCGGGAAATGGGTGTGGATATCGACAACGATACCCTCGTGCCTGCCAAAGACACCCACTCTCAGGTGCTCGCCGTGACCGGCAAGGCGGGGTCAGGCAAAACGCTGTTGCTGGCCGAACTGGTCAAAGCGCTGGAACGCACCGGGGTGGAAATCGTCTCAGGCGATTGGGAAGGCAAACGCCGTAAGGAACGGCGCACCGTGGCGGTTCTTGCGCCGACCAACAAAGCGGCCTCTGTGCTTCGGAACCGAGGCGTTCCGGCCACAACGATCCACCGCATCCTCTATACGCCGATGTACGACCCGGAATTCGAGAAGGTCGCCGAATGGCTGGCAGGTCAAGGGGAGCGCCCGGTGATCGAGGCCCTGACCGATGCCGCCATGGACCGCGCGAAAGAGGTCTACGAGGCCACCAAATCCGTCCCCGCTGCCCTTGCCTCTGCGGGCCTGCGCGGGTCCGACTTCATCACCGGATGGAAGCGGCGCGAAGATGGGCTGGATATCGGGCTGATCGATGAATCCTCCATGCTCGATGACAAGCAGTTCCAGGATCTGAAAGAGATCTTCCCCACCCTCGTCCTGTTCGGCGACCCGGCCCAACTTGCCCCCGTGGGCCAATCGGGCGCGATGATCTTCGACCGTTTCAAAGGCGACAACCTGCTGCATCTGGGCCGGGTCCACCGCCAAGACGCCGATAACCCGATCCTCGATCTGGCTCACGCGCTGGGAGACCCGCAACTGGAATTCCGCGACTTCGAGCAGATGATAGAAGAGGCCGCCGCCCGCGACGACCGGGTGGTCGTCAGCCCTCGGGCCAATTCCGATATGATGGCGCGGTCCCCGGTACTGGTCTGGCGTAACGCCACGCGCATCCGGCTGATTGCCGCGTTCCGATCCGCGTTCGGCGCGGGCGATGATGAGATCCTGCCCGGCGAGCCGCTGATCTGCGACGGCATCGAGTTGCCCCTCAAACACCGCAAGAAACGCATCGACCTAGAGGCGCGTGGCCTGATCAAAGGCGCGCCGGTGATCTATCTGGGACCGGGCAACAAACCGGGCTTTTCCCGATTGCATGTCATGGGCGCGGAAACTCCTCGCTTTTCCGCCGCCTCGATCGTGAAGATCGAGAAACCAGGGGAAGAGGAACCCTTCCTCCCCTACGCCGCCCGCATGGGGGCCGCGTTCCTTCATGGCGCGGCGGTAACGATGCACAAGGCGCAGGGTTCACAATGGCCCGAAGTGCAGGTCTTCGCCCCCGATCTCTATGCCGCCTCTCGGGCGGGCAGGATGGAGGCAGGACAGGCGCTGTGGAAACGGCTGGCCTATGTGGCGATCACGCGCGCGGAAGAGCGGCTGATCTGGGTGACACGCTACATGCTGTCTCGCCCGGAAAATGACCTCAACACCGACGACCTGATCGTGAAGGCCGCCCCTCTGGCGCTGGAATCCGAGGACAATCCCGACGGGACGACGCCGGGCTGA
- a CDS encoding polyamine aminopropyltransferase, with the protein MTPKVAWLLAATFIVAVAGLIYELIAATISSYLLGDSIRQFSFVIGVFLSAMGVGAWASRFVGDALAAFVRAQIALGAIGGALGPVLFFSYAIYGSVGLPLYGGLVAIGVLSGMEIPLISRVMKEIGAAEFRFENVLTADYIGALAASLAFPLLIVPNLPLMSASLAFGILNLLVAGFSLYLFSDRLARGLWWAWGALLLASLLAFGMSERMVSAVDARLFQDEVIFSETTAYQSIVITRFDERYRLFLDHSIQFDSLDEHRYHEALVHPAMGLVADARRVLVLGGGDGMAVREVLRHEGVEHVTLVDLDPRVTELFATNPDLVSLNEGALTDPRVEIVNADAWVWAAEAEGTFDVIIADLPDPKSIALSKLYSIEFYAMLAERLSSHGLLVTQAGSPTFATEAFWITEATLAATRNPIAPGETLETVAYQTYLPSFGNWGFVMAGQTLPATDRSPELPEGLRYLTAAVWQAAQAFGVDQARPEDVPVNTIQGHPLVAAYQRGWEFWFR; encoded by the coding sequence CTGACCCCGAAGGTTGCATGGCTGCTGGCAGCTACGTTTATCGTGGCCGTCGCGGGCCTGATCTATGAGCTGATCGCAGCCACGATATCCAGCTATCTGCTGGGGGATTCGATCCGCCAATTCTCCTTCGTTATCGGCGTATTCCTGAGTGCCATGGGCGTGGGAGCCTGGGCGTCGCGCTTTGTGGGCGACGCATTGGCGGCGTTCGTGCGGGCTCAGATCGCCTTGGGGGCCATCGGCGGCGCGTTGGGGCCAGTGCTTTTTTTCAGCTACGCGATCTATGGCTCGGTCGGGTTGCCTCTCTATGGAGGGTTGGTGGCCATAGGGGTGCTGTCGGGGATGGAAATCCCCCTGATCAGCCGAGTGATGAAAGAGATCGGCGCGGCGGAATTCCGGTTCGAGAACGTCCTGACCGCCGACTACATTGGCGCATTGGCTGCGTCCTTGGCGTTCCCCCTGCTGATCGTGCCGAACCTGCCGCTGATGAGCGCGTCGCTTGCCTTCGGCATCCTCAACCTACTGGTCGCAGGTTTCTCTCTCTACCTGTTCTCGGACCGCTTGGCGCGGGGCTTGTGGTGGGCATGGGGCGCGCTCCTCCTCGCTTCGCTCCTCGCATTTGGGATGAGCGAACGGATGGTGTCCGCCGTCGACGCGCGGCTGTTCCAGGACGAGGTCATCTTCTCGGAAACCACCGCGTACCAAAGCATCGTGATTACCCGGTTTGACGAGCGCTATCGCTTGTTTCTGGATCATTCGATCCAATTCGATAGCCTTGATGAGCATCGCTACCACGAGGCGCTGGTGCACCCGGCGATGGGGCTTGTGGCGGACGCTCGGCGGGTGCTGGTTCTGGGCGGAGGCGACGGCATGGCGGTCCGAGAGGTGCTGCGCCACGAAGGGGTGGAACACGTGACGTTGGTGGATCTGGATCCCCGCGTGACGGAACTATTCGCGACGAACCCCGATCTGGTATCGCTGAACGAAGGAGCGCTGACTGATCCGCGGGTCGAGATCGTGAACGCGGACGCTTGGGTCTGGGCTGCAGAGGCGGAAGGCACCTTTGATGTCATTATCGCCGACCTGCCGGACCCCAAGAGCATCGCGCTGAGCAAGCTCTATTCCATCGAGTTCTACGCCATGCTGGCGGAGCGCTTATCGAGCCACGGCTTGCTAGTGACGCAAGCTGGATCGCCCACCTTCGCGACCGAAGCGTTCTGGATCACGGAAGCCACCCTAGCGGCCACACGTAACCCAATCGCGCCAGGAGAGACCCTAGAGACGGTGGCGTATCAGACCTACCTTCCGAGTTTCGGTAATTGGGGTTTCGTGATGGCAGGTCAAACGCTCCCCGCCACAGACCGCTCACCCGAACTGCCGGAAGGGCTGCGGTATCTGACCGCGGCGGTGTGGCAAGCGGCGCAGGCTTTCGGCGTGGATCAAGCGCGACCGGAAGACGTGCCGGTTAATACGATCCAAGGACATCCA
- a CDS encoding DUF350 domain-containing protein has protein sequence MFDQIIFAEFISMIFYSVVGMLLMFVAYKIIEFLSPFPIVKEIEEDQNTSLAILIGSVFVAMAIIIAAVILS, from the coding sequence ATGTTTGACCAAATCATCTTCGCCGAGTTCATTTCGATGATCTTCTACAGTGTCGTCGGCATGCTGCTGATGTTTGTCGCTTATAAGATCATCGAATTCTTGTCGCCCTTTCCGATCGTGAAAGAGATCGAGGAAGACCAGAACACCTCGCTCGCCATCCTGATCGGGTCGGTGTTCGTGGCGATGGCGATCATCATCGCGGCCGTTATTCTTTCGTGA
- a CDS encoding succinylglutamate desuccinylase/aspartoacylase family protein, giving the protein MTLTVPLDTPGKHYGHIRLPHSADDSAWGHVMVPVCVVNGGPGPTALVTGANHGDEYEGPIAIRQLINTATPETTTGRLILIPQLNMPAFEAATRTSPIDGVNLNRAFPGNPTGTLTQRLAAFVNDHLIPPADLVIDFHSGGKTLDFLPMAISHILDDTAQDTRCAAAARAFSAPYTARLREIDDTGMFDGAAERAGKTFVTTEIGGAGTSTPASASVALDGLLRTLAHHGILSTAPAPAPTRGLDLSDPLGFHFATRGGLFHPLATLGDMVAQDQPLAHIYATQDLQSPPQTLYAQRSGLVSARHVPGLIKPGDCAFVLGTVEGP; this is encoded by the coding sequence ATGACCCTCACCGTTCCCCTCGACACGCCCGGCAAACATTACGGCCACATCCGCCTGCCCCATTCTGCCGACGACAGTGCCTGGGGCCATGTCATGGTGCCGGTCTGCGTGGTCAACGGCGGCCCCGGCCCCACGGCACTGGTGACGGGCGCCAACCACGGGGATGAATACGAGGGGCCGATCGCCATTCGCCAACTGATCAACACCGCCACGCCCGAGACAACCACAGGCCGCCTGATCCTGATCCCTCAACTCAACATGCCCGCGTTTGAGGCCGCAACCCGCACCTCCCCCATCGACGGCGTGAACCTCAACCGGGCCTTCCCCGGCAATCCCACCGGGACGCTCACCCAACGCCTTGCGGCTTTCGTGAATGACCACCTTATTCCTCCGGCTGATCTGGTTATCGACTTCCACTCCGGTGGCAAAACCCTCGACTTTCTGCCTATGGCCATCAGCCATATCCTCGATGACACGGCCCAAGACACCCGCTGTGCCGCTGCCGCGCGGGCCTTTAGCGCTCCCTATACAGCCCGCCTTCGGGAAATCGACGACACTGGCATGTTCGATGGCGCGGCCGAGCGGGCCGGCAAAACCTTTGTGACGACCGAAATCGGCGGCGCGGGCACCTCTACGCCCGCCTCTGCTTCGGTGGCCCTCGACGGGTTGCTTCGCACGCTGGCCCATCACGGCATTCTTTCTACCGCTCCCGCGCCCGCGCCGACCCGTGGCCTCGACCTGTCCGACCCTTTGGGCTTTCACTTCGCCACGCGCGGCGGGCTGTTCCACCCCCTTGCGACCCTTGGGGATATGGTTGCCCAAGACCAACCCCTCGCCCATATCTACGCGACCCAGGACCTGCAAAGCCCGCCGCAGACCCTCTATGCTCAGCGATCAGGGCTGGTTTCTGCTCGCCACGTTCCGGGCCTGATCAAACCCGGTGATTGTGCCTTTGTTTTAGGCACAGTCGAAGGCCCCTAG
- a CDS encoding SDR family oxidoreductase, translating to MKTILITGASSGIGRATAEAFLADGWRVALLARRRALLADVTRGHENALALPGDVTRLEDMENAVAEVVAKWGRLDAVFNNAGIFSPQGTIDEIDVNDWHQSVSVNLTGMFNTARAAFAQMRAQDPQGGRIINNGSLSAHSPREGSICYTTTKHGVTGLTKTLSLDGRPFGIAAGQIDIGNARTDLVDALNERRISDGKPLMDMMNVAEAAQAVLHMANMPASANVLFQTILATNMPYVGRG from the coding sequence ATGAAAACCATTCTCATCACCGGCGCCAGTTCCGGCATCGGCCGCGCCACAGCCGAAGCTTTCTTGGCCGACGGCTGGCGCGTCGCCCTCCTCGCGCGCCGCCGCGCGCTCCTCGCAGATGTGACCCGTGGGCATGAGAATGCCCTCGCCCTGCCGGGCGACGTGACACGCCTGGAAGACATGGAAAACGCCGTGGCCGAAGTGGTGGCAAAATGGGGCCGCCTGGACGCCGTGTTCAACAACGCCGGTATCTTCTCGCCCCAGGGCACCATTGACGAAATCGACGTAAATGACTGGCATCAAAGCGTTTCTGTAAACCTCACGGGCATGTTCAACACCGCGCGCGCCGCCTTCGCTCAGATGCGTGCCCAAGACCCCCAGGGCGGCCGGATCATCAACAACGGCTCCCTCTCCGCACACTCCCCCCGCGAAGGCTCGATCTGCTACACGACCACAAAACACGGCGTCACAGGCCTGACCAAAACCCTCAGCCTCGATGGCCGCCCCTTCGGCATCGCAGCGGGCCAAATCGACATCGGCAACGCCCGCACCGACCTCGTCGATGCCCTGAATGAACGCCGTATCTCAGACGGCAAACCCTTGATGGATATGATGAATGTGGCCGAGGCCGCCCAAGCGGTCCTGCATATGGCAAACATGCCTGCCTCCGCCAATGTGCTGTTCCAAACCATCCTCGCCACCAACATGCCCTACGTGGGGCGCGGCTAG
- a CDS encoding aspartate aminotransferase family protein, with amino-acid sequence MLTNDQLSQWDQDHFFHPSTALGAHARGEAQGMIVKTAEGCHLVDRDGNRMLDAFAGLYCVNIGYGRQEVAEAIAAQARELAYYHSYVGNGTEASVTLAKMVADRAPEGLNRVFFGQGGSDANETNIKLVWYYNNILGRPQKKKIISRWRGYHGSGLMSGSLTGLSLFHKKFDLPLDTVRHTTAPYYYQREDANQSEADFVAMCVADLEQMIADEGADTIAAFIAEPVIGTGGIVPPPEGYWAAIQKVLKQHDILLIADEVITGFGRMGTMFGSTHYDMDPDIITIAKGLTSAYAPLSGSIVHDRVFEVLARGTDENGPLGHGWTYSAHPIGAAAGVANLKLLDSLGLVQNAGEVGPYLTQQMRNAFEGHDHVGDIRGVGMMTALELVADRDSRAGFDPAAKVVPQISAAMAKRGVIARAMPQADIVGYSPPFCLTREEADTIVGVTVEAVAEVLG; translated from the coding sequence ATGCTGACGAACGACCAACTAAGCCAGTGGGATCAGGACCACTTCTTTCACCCTTCCACCGCGCTGGGTGCCCATGCGCGGGGTGAAGCGCAGGGGATGATCGTCAAGACGGCTGAGGGCTGTCACCTCGTAGACCGCGACGGTAACCGGATGCTGGACGCTTTCGCCGGGCTTTACTGTGTGAACATTGGTTATGGCCGCCAAGAAGTAGCTGAAGCCATCGCCGCCCAAGCGCGCGAGTTGGCCTATTATCATTCCTACGTGGGCAATGGCACAGAGGCCTCGGTCACGTTGGCCAAGATGGTGGCGGATCGCGCGCCTGAGGGATTGAACCGCGTGTTCTTTGGGCAAGGCGGATCTGACGCGAACGAGACCAACATCAAACTGGTTTGGTACTACAACAACATCCTTGGACGGCCCCAGAAAAAGAAAATCATCTCGCGCTGGCGGGGATATCACGGGTCGGGGTTGATGAGCGGTTCCCTGACGGGTCTTAGCCTGTTCCACAAGAAGTTTGACCTTCCGTTGGACACGGTGCGCCACACGACAGCGCCGTACTATTACCAACGCGAAGACGCCAATCAGTCCGAGGCCGATTTCGTCGCCATGTGCGTGGCGGACCTGGAGCAGATGATTGCAGATGAGGGCGCGGACACCATCGCAGCCTTCATCGCAGAGCCGGTGATTGGCACCGGTGGGATCGTGCCCCCGCCTGAGGGCTATTGGGCCGCAATCCAGAAGGTGCTGAAGCAGCACGACATCCTGTTGATCGCCGATGAGGTCATCACCGGCTTTGGGCGGATGGGCACCATGTTTGGGTCAACCCATTACGATATGGACCCTGATATCATCACCATCGCCAAGGGCCTTACCAGCGCCTACGCGCCGTTGTCGGGTTCCATCGTTCATGACCGCGTGTTCGAGGTTCTGGCCAGAGGCACCGATGAGAACGGGCCTTTGGGCCACGGCTGGACATATTCCGCCCACCCCATCGGCGCGGCGGCGGGGGTAGCCAACCTGAAGCTGCTCGACAGCCTAGGGCTGGTGCAGAACGCCGGCGAAGTCGGCCCCTACCTGACACAGCAGATGCGCAACGCGTTTGAGGGCCACGACCACGTGGGCGACATTCGCGGCGTGGGCATGATGACGGCGCTGGAGCTGGTCGCGGACCGAGACAGCCGCGCGGGGTTTGACCCGGCGGCCAAGGTGGTGCCGCAGATCTCGGCGGCGATGGCCAAGCGTGGGGTGATTGCGCGGGCGATGCCGCAGGCCGATATCGTGGGCTATTCCCCGCCCTTCTGCCTGACCCGCGAGGAAGCCGACACCATCGTCGGCGTCACCGTCGAGGCTGTGGCCGAGGTTTTGGGCTAG
- a CDS encoding nuclear transport factor 2 family protein, which translates to MSSASQKVVRGFWKAMASNDFHAASLCLTEDFRLQWPQSDEVIEGRENFAAVNSAYPSKGLWTFDLRRIVGQGHQIVTEVCVSDGDVRATALTFHTVRGNLIALQREFWPDPFEAPTWRSEWVRTPD; encoded by the coding sequence ATGAGCTCAGCTTCCCAGAAGGTCGTGCGCGGATTCTGGAAGGCTATGGCCAGCAATGATTTCCATGCGGCAAGCCTTTGTTTGACAGAAGATTTTCGACTTCAGTGGCCGCAATCCGATGAGGTGATTGAAGGCCGTGAGAACTTTGCTGCGGTGAACTCGGCCTACCCGTCCAAGGGGCTGTGGACCTTCGATCTTCGGCGCATCGTGGGGCAGGGACATCAGATTGTAACGGAGGTCTGCGTGAGCGACGGGGACGTGCGTGCCACGGCGCTGACGTTTCACACGGTGAGAGGCAATTTGATCGCTTTGCAACGAGAGTTTTGGCCTGATCCGTTTGAGGCGCCGACCTGGAGGTCGGAATGGGTGCGGACGCCGGATTGA